The genomic segment TCTGTTTAATGCCGGTCTGTATGTGAGCATCAAGAAGCGGATGCGGATTCTACCAATCCCAAGGGAACTGGGCGCGGCCTCCATGTGGTGCGAAGCTCAGTTCGAACTTAGCGCGGTGCCAAACAATTGCTGGCTGGAACAGTTGTGCAAGCAACTGCGCATTCATTGGAATCCTGAAACGCCGTTCCATCTGCAAGGACGGCATGAACTCGAGCTTAAGTTTGAAGGCACAACCATGGCGATGGTTTGCCGCACGTGGAATTTGGAGGAATCGGTGAGCGACGTCGAAGCGGCTGTAAGGCAGGCCACCGAGTTCTTCATCAAAAACAAGGAATGGATGGCGCAGACAACTATCTTGCGGAATCGACAAAGACGCGAAGCCTTAGCTATCCTGCTCATCCCGGAAGGCACCTCTTTGGACGAGGAGTATGAGAGCTCCAAAGAATGGAGTGAGAGAGAAGCTGAGAGATTAACCAAGAAATTCCTTTCGGTTCCACAGTCGTGAACCGCTCACAGAAGCCTTTGTTATCTTCTGGCGTTCGGAGGTAACAAGTATGCATGCGAACGCACCAACCAAAAGCATATTATGAGTGCGAATAGTAACAGCGATGATCGAGGCGGCAGTTCTCCGGACCGGTCCCCTAACGATGACAGGAGTGACGTCATGAATCCTAACAACGATGCTTACTGGTCGGACCAGGATAATCGCGCATTGCAGGCAGGAGATGATGACTGAAAGTTACGAAGCTTAAGCCACGCTCGCTTGTTGTAATGCAAGTGGGTGTGTCGCTTCTGCCTCTCTTGCACCCGTAGTTGCATCGCCCCCGGTCGCGGCGTGACCGCCCGAAACAATTTCCCCTGACAGCTTTGCTCGTCAGGCGAGTTTCATTCTTTGGTGGGGCTGCCCGCCCCACGCCCCGGCCAAAGGTCGAGACCTCTGGACTCCACGGCTACGTCGCGGGCAACGGTGTCTCCTCCTCCGGCGTGTCCTTCCTGCGCGCGTTGCGCTGGTGCCAGTGCTGGTAGATGGCGACGGTGGCGCGATGCAGCCACTTCTGGTCTTGTGCCAGTTCGAGCACTTCCCGCGTGGCGAAGAACTTGATGCCGTTCTGCGGGGGATTGCCCAAGGGCTTGAGCAGCTTGCCGGCGACCAGCACCGGCACGTCGTGTGGCTGGCAGGCGATGAGCCACGCCACCTGTTCTGCGTTCACCCGGGCGGGCAGCACGCGCAGCGTCAGGAAGCGGTGTTGGTCGTCGCGCATGTCACTCCAGCTTGAAGGTGGCGTTGCGCGGGTGGCGCTGGTCCACCAGCTTCACGTCCCACCACGCCCCTTCCTTGGTCACATACTTGGCGCAGTAGTCGGCCACGTCGTTCCGGCTGTAGACCGGCTCGATGCGGTTGCGCCCATACCGGTGAAACCACTCGCGCCAGATGTCCCGCCGGCACCGGTTCTGGCAGTCCACCCACAGCGCATGCACATGGAAGCCGTCCCGGCCGGGGTTCTGTTCCAAGGCGTAGAAGTAGGAGACACCCCGCAACTCAGTCCGCATGAACTTCTCGTAGCACCGTTGCGCCGACCAGACGGACGCCTCCCAGGTGAACGTCAGATGCGAGATGACCTGCCACGGGGCCAGCGAATGCACCCAGTCGCCCATCTCGACGTTCAGCTGCGCGGCCTTCAACCGCTGTTCCCGGTCCATGTTCCTCGCGCCATTCATCGTGGTTTCACCGTTTCAAGACACACCTCTCGGACAAGGATGGTTGGAGCGGCGGCGCGCGCTGCGCGCGCCTCCGCCGCTCCAACCGTCCACGGGGCCGTCCTGGGTGGCCACGTTCATTCCACCGCCTGCACGCTGGTCGCCCGGATGATGACGCCGTTCTTGGCGTCAAACTGGTTTGGCTCCATGAGGTCAAACTCGACCACCAGGCGCTGCCCCTCCGTGAAGGGGCAGGCGCATTCCTTGGCGGCGTGTTCGAGGCTCTGGACGCTGCGGGGGCACCACGTTTGCACCGTGGGTGCCTTGCCGTCGGCGCACTGCACCTCGTAGAGGTTCACCACGCCGACGGTGCGTTTGGCTTTGTTCTGGATTTCCTTGTGGCGGTGCGCCACGAACTTGACCAGGACCACCCGACGGCCGGCCAAGAACTGTTCCATTGCGGTTTGCTGGTTCATGTTTGCTCCTGTGGCTTGCTCACGCGGCCGGGGACGCCGCGCCCGCCGCCGTTGCACCTGGCAACGATTGGTCCCTGACTCGCTCCGGCCCCGCTGGACTCGCGGGCGGAGGCGCGGCGGACCATCTCGCGATGTCCCGGGCCGCCGCTGGTTGTGAAGTTTGCTTTCACGCCCACCAGCTTGCCGCGCCGCAGGCTCGCCGCGTTAAGCAGCAGTGGGCGAACGGTGGCCGCGTTCTGATGAATGGTGTCGGGTTGCGCGAATTGCCTTCCCGTTCCGCGAGTGAATCGGCGTTGCCGCGGTTCCGTCTGCCAGACCAAGCCCGAGTTGTGTTGCGCGTTTTGCACGCCACCACTTAGCCCCACAGCGGCGGGACCGCTCAAGTCGCGGGTGCCGGTGCGGAATGTTTTTTACATACGAGGTATGCCATGCCCAAGCCGCCCAAAATCATCCATCCCGTCCGGCAAGTTCGGAAGTGCCTCGGCCATACGCAGGCCAGCTTCGCCAAGCTCGTCGGTTGCTCCGCCATCGCCATCCAGCGCATTGAGAACGGTTCGCTGAAGTTGAGCCCCAAGCTTGCGCACGCCATCGCCGAGGCAACGAAGGCAGACCCAAAGATCCTGCTCAAAGGCCCGGGCACGACCGCGCTGGACGCGATGGGGCAGTGCTACTCCAAGGAGTCGTTCCAGCACCTCGATGGGGTCGTTCCCATGACGGACAAGGAGTTGCAGCATTACCTCAATTCGCTTATCGGCTTCTTGGAACTGCTGCTCATTGCCTCCCATCGGGCGGGCAAGGTTAAGACCCACGCCGTGAACGCCGCCGTGCAGAACGCTTTTCAAAAAATCGCCGACGATTTCAACCTGCTCCCCGGCATCGAAGGCTTCCTCAAGGAACAGGGGAGCGTGCGTCACCGGAGGTATCGCGTGGGAGACCTGCGGAAATTCCCCGACTACGCGCGCCTCATCGGCTTTCAGGACCAGCGCCGCTACCGGCCTGACAAGGTGATCGAGTTCATCATCCCGCACGGGTGGATGGACCACTACTACTTGGACGAGTCTGCGGTGCTTCCCCCAGGCGCGGATCTGAAGCTGCGGCCAAACACGAGTTACTTTCTGGACACCAGGCGCCATATCCCCGAGGTCGTCAAGGAGGCGATCGCCAAGGCGCTCTACTGGAAGATCGAGTCCTTTACACCGGTGCCGTAGCACTACCTCACGGTGGGCTTTTGGCGTTGCCTCCGCATCGTGGTCTCGTAGGATTTCCCTATTCATCGACTGTGAGGGCACGAGGAATTCTATGACCCCTGAACAAAAGGCCCGCCAGCAGATCGACGCGCAGCTTCTCGCGTCAGGCTGGGTCGTTCAGGATTACAAGCAGTTCAATCCCTCCGCCGGTCGTGGCCTTGCCCTCCGTGAAGCTCCGCTCAAATCCGGCACCTGCGACTACCTACTGCTCGTGGACCGCAAAGCCCTGGGCGTCATCGAGGCCAAGAAGGAAGGCACACTCCTGGCCGGCGTGGCCGAGCAATCCGGACACTACGCCGAGAATCTGCCCGACTTCATCCAGTCCATCGCACCGGGCACGCTGCCGTTCCTCTACGAATCCACCGGCATCGAAACTTTCTTCCGCGACGAACGCGATCCCGAACCCCGCTCGCGCCGCGTCTTTTCGTTCCATCGCCCGGAAACCCTCGCCGCGTGGG from the Verrucomicrobiota bacterium genome contains:
- a CDS encoding helix-turn-helix transcriptional regulator — translated: MPKPPKIIHPVRQVRKCLGHTQASFAKLVGCSAIAIQRIENGSLKLSPKLAHAIAEATKADPKILLKGPGTTALDAMGQCYSKESFQHLDGVVPMTDKELQHYLNSLIGFLELLLIASHRAGKVKTHAVNAAVQNAFQKIADDFNLLPGIEGFLKEQGSVRHRRYRVGDLRKFPDYARLIGFQDQRRYRPDKVIEFIIPHGWMDHYYLDESAVLPPGADLKLRPNTSYFLDTRRHIPEVVKEAIAKALYWKIESFTPVP